Proteins encoded by one window of Leopardus geoffroyi isolate Oge1 chromosome X, O.geoffroyi_Oge1_pat1.0, whole genome shotgun sequence:
- the ZNF157 gene encoding zinc finger protein 157 isoform X3 translates to MIFKLERGEELWILEEESSGQGFPGSLSLLCGKSSVGGGALRHDSDLQRQKIQPVDQTVEYNGYGKVFYKNTGFVGHKRTHAGVKNFGCHECGKSYCRKSNLIEHLRVHTGERPYKCGECAKTFSARSYLIAHQKTHTGEKPFECSECRKSFGRKSQLILHQRTHTGERPYACAECGKTFSEKATLMIHQRTHTGEKPYECSECGKTFRVKISLTQHQRTHTGEKPYECGDCGKNFRAKKSLNQHQRIHTGEKPYKCGECGKFFRMKMTLNNHQRTHTGEKPYQCHECGKSFRVHSSLGIHQRIHTGEKPYECSKCGNAFYVKARLIEHQRMHSGEKPYECSECGKIFSMKKSLCQHRRTHTGEKPYECSECGNAFYVKVRLIEHQRIHTGERPFECQECGKAFCRKAHLTEHQRTHVGRPLPFTVEKASL, encoded by the coding sequence gatctCTCTCACTGCTGTGTGGCAAGAGTTCTGTCGGGGGTGGTGCCCTCAGGCATGACAGTGACCTTCAGCGTCAGAAGATTCAACCTGTGGATCAAACTGTTGAGTATAATGGATATGGAAAAGTCTTCTACAAGAACACAGGCTTTGTTGGACATAAAAGAACACACGCAGGAGTAAAAAACTTTGGATGTCATGAATGTGGGAAAAGTTACTGCAGGAAATCAAACCTTATTGAACATCTGAGGGTACACACAGGGGAGAGACCCTATAAGTGTGGTGAGTGTGCAAAAACCTTCAGTGCAAGGTCATACCTCATTGCTCACCAGAAAActcacacaggggagaaaccctTTGAATGTAGTGAATGTAGGAAGTCTTTTGGCAGGAAGTCACAACTCATTCTACACCAGagaacacacacaggagagagaCCGTATGCGTGTGCCGAATGCGGGAAAACCTTTTCTGAGAAGGCAACCCTTATGATTCACCAGAGAACTCACACGGGGGAGAAGCCCTATGAATGTAGCGAATGTGGGAAAACATTTCGAGTCAAGATATCCCTGACCCAACACCAGAGAACCCACACAGGGGAGAAACCATATGAATGTGGTGACTGTGGGAAAAACTTCCGTGCAAAGAAATCCCTAAAtcaacatcagagaattcacacaggtGAGAAACCCTATAAATGTGGCGAATGTGGGAAGTTCTTCAGAATGAAAATGACTCTCAATAAtcatcagagaactcacacaggtGAAAAACCCTATCAGTGTCACGAATGTGGGAAATCCTTCAGGGTACACTCGTCTCTTGGGATACATCAGCGAATTCACACGGGAGAGAAACCTTACGAATGTAGCAAATGTGGCAATGCCTTCTATGTTAAAGCACGCCTCATTGAACATCAGAGAATGCAttcaggagagaaaccctatgaatgcaGCGAATGTGGAAAAATCTTCAGTATGAAGAAATCCCTTTGTCAACACCGGAGAACTCACACGGGAGAGAAGCCCTATGAATGTAGCGAGTGCGGAAACGCCTTCTACGTGAAAGTACGCCTCATTGAACATCAGCGGATTCACACGGGAGAGAGACCCTTTGAATGtcaagaatgtggcaaggccttctGCCGGAAAGCTCACCTCACGGAACATCAGAGAACTCACGTGGGCCGGCCCTTGCCTTTTACTGTGGAGAAAGCTTCTTTGTGA